The following DNA comes from Flavobacterium sp. N3904.
ATATTACCTTTGACAATATAAGAATTTAATCGTTCTGACAGAGGTGAAAATATCGGAGATATTGTATATGAAGGCAAACCAGAACCATGATCGTTTGATTTTGAACTTTCGATTATTAATTTCCTACTATCTGCCTGATCTGATGAATGATTTGACAAAATAAAATTTCCTTTTTTATTAGTTCCAATTTCAATAAATCCATCTCTTGTTGCATTAAACTTTCCAATCTCGGTTTCAACACCTTGTCCATTGGTATACAATACTTGAACTTCATATACCTTAACTTTCAAACTTGTAAAAATATTTGAGACTCCATATATTGCAACTTTAGTATAACCAACTTCGACGTCTGTCACTTTAATTTTAGGTTCTTGTCCTTCTATTTCAGTAGCATCTATGACTCTATTTCCGCTAAATGCATAAGAAGAATAATAAGGATATTTTCTAAATAATGGATCAACACTAAAAAACCTTCCCACCCTCGGGTCATGCATCCTAAAGGTATAATTCAACGAATTTCCTTCGCCTTTGAGCTCGTTATCTTTCTCCTGTCCTTGGAAGCCATAACGATAATCATTAGGAGTAACCACTTTTCCAGGGTTTGGCACTAGCATTCCAAAAGGATAGTAATCCAATCGTTAGTTTGGTCAATGAATACAGGGGTTGATTTGTGTAAGAACGCATGTTAAAAATGCGTTTTAAGGCAATTTTCGCCTTTCAAAAGTACAAAAAAAGAGCAGGTTATTTGTCTAAAATAATCAATTTTGTATCGTTGGTCTGCAATTTATGAACACCCTGCTCTGCGATTCTGAAAGCTTTCGGAACCCGACTTCGAAATTTTTTAAATTTTCTTGTAAGATGTAAATCTAGTAAAAGTCTCCCGACTTTTGCTATGAATTTTTTTAAGAATTAAAAATAGTTCAGAGATTTTAAAAATAAACGATGATAGAACACAAATTTTATTTGGTAAAAGAAATAGGGTTCAGAACATCACAATTGGGCTTTTAAGAACATTTTTTAAAAAAAGTGCAAGTCGGGAAACTTTACATCGCGGGGAAAATGCGATGAAAAAAAATGAAAAGAGTGTAGCTGCTATTAAAATTTTAGGGCAATTTTTTTATCGGGTTGGTAGAGAATTTCAGTAAGATAGGATTTTATTGTTTTTTTAACCCGTTGGGTGAAATTATTTTTTACCACATAGAAACATAGAATTTATACTTTTTAAAAGAAAGAAAGAGACGTTTTACTATTCACATAGCTATTCTATGTGTGAAATAGTGCTATTTCTATTTATTCTTTGCGTATTTAGCATTAATCTATGATTCTATGTGGTTAATTTTTTATTTTATTTGAATTTCACCCAACGGGTTTTTTTAATTTGCTTTGAACTGTTTTAGATATAATAGTATAGTTCGTAAAACGGTCTTCTTAGTTAGCGCAATGCTAAAAAAAAACAGCTGCAATATTCTTTCTGTTTGATTTTTTTATGGTTCAATACAGAGGTTATAATTTATTTTGCAGCAAAAAATACATTTTTTTATAATGCAGCAATATTTACGGTAACGGATTGAGTACATAAAGAGTTTGAAACTTGATTTGAAGTGAAAGGAGTTTTATTAAAAGTTGAAAGTTGATAAATTGATTTGAAAAAAAGTAAAAACTTCTTTTTCTCCGCTCGATAAATGTTGTGTTTGAAAACGTTCAAAAATAGTAATCCTTCAAAAGTCGGCACCATTCGGAAACAAAAAACCCTTAAACAATTGATGTTTAAGGGTTTGTTCTTGTAGCGAAGACGGGAGTTGAACCCGTGACCTCAGGGTTATGAATCCTGCGCTCTAACCGACTGAGCTACCTCGCCATATTTGGGATATTTTCTATCCCTGAATGCGGGTGCAAATATAAAACAATAATTAGAGTTTGCAAGTAAAAAATAACTAAAAAAAATTTTTTTTGAAAACGTTTTTTTTTTGAAGTAATAATCTATATATTTCGCAAAAATTAAACGATATTCATGGATCTAAAAGTGCGTTACGAAATCGAATTCCCCATAAATTCCTCCCCTCAATTATTGTATCAATATATTTCAACTCCATCTGGCCTGTCAGAATGGTTTGCAGATAATGTAAATTCACGGGGTGAGTTTTTTACATTTATTTGGAACGACTCCGAAGAAAAAGCGAGGCTTGCTTCCAAAAAATCTGGTGAGAAAGTCAAATTTAAATGGGTTGATGACAGCAATAAGGATACGGAGTATTTTTTTGAATTGAATATTTTAGTGGATGAACTAACAAAGGATGTTTCTCTAATGGTGGTTGATTTTGCTCAAAAAGACGAAATTGAAGAAGCTACGCAACTATGGGAAAACCAGATTTCAGATTTGAAGCATGTGATTGGTTCAGTCTAGTAAAACTGCATTTTATAACTTATATTTGTCACGCTTTTTAGCGTGACTTTTTTTTTAAAATAGATATGATAAATTTTAATGGAACAATAGTATCTGAGGATACAAATATAGTAGTGCAAAACCGTGGATTTTTATATGGGGATGCCGTTTTTGAAACAGTTAAAATATTGAATTCTAAAATCTTATTCTTAGAAGATCATTATTTCAGGTTGATGTCTTCAATGCGGGTTGTCAGGATGGAAATTCCGATGAATTTTACAATGGAATACCTAGAAGAACAAATTCTGACTTTAGTGAAAGAGAGCGGTCTGGAATCGTCTTCTCGGGCAAGAATCACGGTTTATAGAAACGATGGAGGATATTATATGCCAAAAAACAATACAGTTTCGTTTGTAATTCATGCCGACTCGCTTGAAAACACTGTATATTCATTTGACAGTAAAGAATATGAAGTTGACTTATACAAGGATTTTTACGTTACAAAACATTTATTGTCATCAATAAAAACCACAAACCGATTGATCAATGTCACTGCCAGCATTTATGCAAGTGAAAACGGATTGGATAATTGTATTTTATTAAACGACAGCAAAAATGTAGTAGAGGCCTTACAGGGAAATATCTTCATGCTGGCGGGCAACAAACTTATTACACCTCCTATTTCTGAAGGATGTTTGAACGGAGTGATGAGAAAACAGATTTTGGGATTGGCCAAAAAAATAGAAAACATAGAAGTGGTTGAAGAAATAATTTCTCCATTTGATCTTCAAAAAGCAGATGAATTGTTTATAACAAATGTAATCAAA
Coding sequences within:
- a CDS encoding RHS repeat domain-containing protein, with amino-acid sequence MDYYPFGMLVPNPGKVVTPNDYRYGFQGQEKDNELKGEGNSLNYTFRMHDPRVGRFFSVDPLFRKYPYYSSYAFSGNRVIDATEIEGQEPKIKVTDVEVGYTKVAIYGVSNIFTSLKVKVYEVQVLYTNGQGVETEIGKFNATRDGFIEIGTNKKGNFILSNHSSDQADSRKLIIESSKSNDHGSGLPSYTISPIFSPLSERLNSYIVKGNIMSDLGPEATRKGDFAKYCKFHVSGWYETPDGKPILGGTFGCYGIVDPSQVQKVETPDLYDDLKSIKAYSNNEMIRFGDAVEKAKAMQIEEHGKKAPVEVELEQREYEKERSVAKPVQAKKP
- a CDS encoding START-like domain-containing protein encodes the protein MDLKVRYEIEFPINSSPQLLYQYISTPSGLSEWFADNVNSRGEFFTFIWNDSEEKARLASKKSGEKVKFKWVDDSNKDTEYFFELNILVDELTKDVSLMVVDFAQKDEIEEATQLWENQISDLKHVIGSV
- a CDS encoding aminotransferase class IV; protein product: MINFNGTIVSEDTNIVVQNRGFLYGDAVFETVKILNSKILFLEDHYFRLMSSMRVVRMEIPMNFTMEYLEEQILTLVKESGLESSSRARITVYRNDGGYYMPKNNTVSFVIHADSLENTVYSFDSKEYEVDLYKDFYVTKHLLSSIKTTNRLINVTASIYASENGLDNCILLNDSKNVVEALQGNIFMLAGNKLITPPISEGCLNGVMRKQILGLAKKIENIEVVEEIISPFDLQKADELFITNVIKGIQPITRYRKKEFSTELSRSLVLKLND